One window from the genome of Echinicola vietnamensis DSM 17526 encodes:
- a CDS encoding amidohydrolase — MEDLTVALIQTDLYWQDREANLAMLEEKIWPLKGKVDLIVLPEMFPTGFSMEAEKLAEPMNFTTIKWLLQMASQTKAVVTGSVIIKEGKQYFNRLLWVSPEGEIAFYDKRHLFRMADEDHHYSMGKQRKVFSLKGWKILPQVCYDLRFPVWSRNTSDEDGQMDYDLAFYIASWPAARDSAWDVLLKARAVENLCYTIGVNRIGEDGNGIAYSGHSGAYDFKGGTLAFSSEEEAVMVLSLDAEALVRYREKFPAWMDADRFEIKPRK; from the coding sequence ATGGAAGACCTGACAGTAGCACTTATCCAAACAGACCTGTATTGGCAGGACCGGGAAGCGAATTTGGCCATGCTGGAAGAAAAAATCTGGCCGCTAAAGGGAAAGGTAGACCTCATCGTTTTGCCGGAAATGTTTCCTACGGGCTTTTCTATGGAGGCCGAAAAGCTGGCAGAGCCGATGAACTTTACCACTATCAAATGGCTGCTGCAAATGGCTTCCCAGACCAAAGCCGTCGTGACGGGGAGTGTGATCATCAAGGAAGGAAAGCAATATTTTAATCGTCTCCTTTGGGTATCCCCCGAAGGTGAAATTGCATTTTACGATAAGCGTCACCTTTTTAGAATGGCTGATGAAGACCACCATTACAGCATGGGAAAGCAGCGAAAGGTCTTTTCGCTTAAGGGGTGGAAGATTCTTCCTCAGGTGTGTTATGACCTCAGGTTTCCTGTATGGTCCCGGAATACCTCCGATGAAGATGGCCAAATGGACTATGATTTGGCATTTTATATTGCTTCTTGGCCTGCTGCAAGAGATAGCGCCTGGGATGTGCTACTAAAAGCAAGGGCCGTCGAAAACCTATGTTATACGATCGGCGTAAACCGCATCGGAGAAGATGGAAACGGGATTGCCTATTCAGGGCATTCCGGAGCCTATGATTTTAAAGGGGGAACCTTGGCTTTTTCGAGTGAAGAGGAAGCGGTAATGGTCCTTTCCCTCGATGCGGAAGCCCTGGTCCGTTACCGGGAAAAATTCCCCGCTTGGATGGATGCAGATCGGTTTGAAATAAAACCAAGGAAGTGA
- the def gene encoding peptide deformylase — translation MIYPIIAYGNPILKREAAEINEGEDINELISDMFDTMDNANGVGLAAPQINKGIRLFVIDSSLMLDEDSEEKGFRKVFINPIILDEYGDDYGFEEGCLSIPDVRAEITRPETLTIEYFDENWNLKEEEFSGMTARVIQHEYDHLEGILFVDYIKGLKKRLVKSKLIDVSKGKIPTDYSMIYPTR, via the coding sequence ATGATATATCCGATTATAGCATACGGAAATCCCATATTGAAAAGAGAAGCAGCGGAGATCAACGAAGGGGAGGACATCAATGAACTTATCTCTGATATGTTCGATACGATGGACAATGCCAATGGCGTTGGATTGGCAGCTCCTCAGATCAACAAAGGCATCCGCCTGTTTGTGATCGACAGTTCGCTTATGCTGGACGAGGACAGTGAGGAGAAGGGATTCCGAAAGGTATTTATTAATCCCATTATTCTGGATGAATATGGCGATGATTACGGCTTTGAAGAAGGATGTCTCAGCATTCCGGATGTCAGGGCCGAAATTACCCGTCCTGAAACCTTGACGATAGAATACTTTGATGAAAACTGGAACCTGAAGGAAGAGGAGTTTTCAGGAATGACTGCCCGGGTGATTCAGCATGAGTATGATCATTTGGAGGGCATTCTTTTTGTAGATTATATCAAAGGGCTCAAAAAGCGATTGGTTAAAAGTAAGCTGATCGATGTGAGCAAGGGGAAAATTCCCACGGACTACAGCATGATTTATCCCACGAGATAG
- the ruvX gene encoding Holliday junction resolvase RuvX has product MGRVLAIDLGTKRTGLAVTDILKITANPLETIRTMDLDKYLKDYVQKEPVEAIVVGYPKSMDGSDTNMTQPAIRLKDRLSKAYPDLKIVLVDERFTSKMAMQSMITMGSKKKDRREKAGNLDKISAAIILQTYLDQL; this is encoded by the coding sequence ATGGGAAGGGTTTTAGCGATTGATTTGGGAACAAAAAGGACAGGATTAGCCGTTACTGACATATTGAAGATTACGGCCAACCCGTTGGAAACCATCCGTACCATGGACTTGGACAAATACCTTAAGGATTACGTCCAAAAAGAACCTGTGGAGGCGATAGTGGTAGGGTATCCAAAATCGATGGATGGCAGTGATACCAACATGACCCAACCTGCCATTCGGTTGAAGGACCGGTTGTCGAAGGCTTATCCTGATTTAAAGATAGTGCTGGTAGATGAGCGGTTTACTTCAAAAATGGCCATGCAGAGCATGATTACGATGGGGAGCAAGAAGAAAGATAGAAGAGAAAAGGCGGGCAACCTGGATAAAATCAGTGCTGCCATCATACTACAAACTTATTTAGACCAACTATGA
- a CDS encoding hemerythrin domain-containing protein yields the protein MSGNSHIQKRSIEELVQENYVFAGVLHYFGISFYKYEQQSLGEVCRKFRVNPEQLISELEVWAWRKEPSQDELYLRPIEVLVEYLKNKHHFFLRHQLPFLSNIISGVKLPSKYAGLLADLRLMFPLFVDDFIHHIHEEESTVFNTIKKLQGIEKGHYRLEEAIKILDRPSILGMAHDHEAHDDEMEGIRKLTNGYQLTEEAPTAIKVLYHELQGFEKELIIHARIENDLLFPKAVELEKEVKRKIINTIKMN from the coding sequence ATGTCAGGTAATTCTCACATACAAAAACGCTCAATTGAGGAACTAGTTCAGGAGAACTATGTCTTTGCAGGTGTTTTACACTATTTCGGGATCAGTTTTTACAAATATGAGCAGCAGTCTCTTGGAGAAGTGTGCCGAAAGTTTAGGGTAAACCCTGAGCAACTTATCAGTGAGCTTGAAGTTTGGGCATGGCGAAAGGAACCTAGCCAAGATGAGCTCTATCTGCGGCCAATTGAAGTGTTGGTGGAATACCTGAAGAACAAGCACCATTTTTTCTTACGGCATCAATTGCCCTTCCTTTCCAATATCATCTCGGGCGTGAAATTACCGTCAAAGTATGCAGGGTTGTTGGCCGATTTGCGCTTGATGTTTCCGCTTTTTGTGGATGATTTCATCCATCACATTCATGAAGAGGAAAGTACCGTTTTCAATACCATCAAAAAGTTACAGGGGATAGAGAAAGGCCATTACCGATTAGAAGAAGCGATCAAGATCCTTGACAGGCCTTCCATTTTGGGAATGGCCCATGACCACGAGGCTCATGATGATGAGATGGAAGGTATTCGAAAACTCACCAACGGGTATCAACTAACCGAAGAAGCGCCCACTGCCATCAAGGTTTTGTACCATGAACTCCAAGGGTTTGAAAAGGAACTGATTATCCATGCCAGAATCGAGAATGACCTGCTTTTTCCCAAAGCTGTGGAACTGGAGAAGGAAGTCAAGCGCAAAATTATCAATACCATAAAAATGAATTGA